From one Labeo rohita strain BAU-BD-2019 chromosome 8, IGBB_LRoh.1.0, whole genome shotgun sequence genomic stretch:
- the LOC127170029 gene encoding interleukin-17 receptor B isoform X1 — MELLDMREIVAFFLLIQWTHSHNGSLNISVTCNKAENDMPDEWLRQHESNPSPVHELTAELSESQTSVIIRWSINVDSSIRSLTGTWITFFVEPESYYRCEYQPPFTSEQISLTGQEQLWFSFTVPNVSVCPATANYISAFNIPPPSSDGPNEEFIKMTEIGQWYADIYAVLIGDKIVVTFNTNLVADRHSIHLENREKPLKEIEWKGQCKVEKCEVELEYMEHMGPCEDLLISIIPHFKHCVPESQRKSQKVICMNFALAIGVGCVLMLLFMCLCCCIIYHIIQWVRGSKRATSVRVLVVYPAVDTVFQRSVLLLAESLQSRGGVSVVIDMWEKGSLAEQGPLRWLNTQADLAERVLIILPPQRTQTDDLKSKLVPSMPDDTVSASASNLFVLALNLVTSSAHDPHALDKFWVVSLNHDDKCVQTELRGRRMFVLPRDLKKLHRQLLSGAVESPKLVRCFRSFNCKNSSEQLEMNTDFPSCAKPVNLDKNPLISSY, encoded by the exons ATGGAACTTCTAGACATGAGGGAAATTGTTGCTTTTTTCTTATTGATCCAGTGGACACATTCACACAACGGTTCTCTCAATATA AGTGTAACATGTAACAAAGCTG aGAATGACATGCCTGACGAATGGTTAAGACAACATGAATCTAACCCTTCACCCGTACATGAGCTGACTGCGGAGCTGAGTGAGTCTCAAACCTCAGTCATTATAAGATGGTCCATTAATGTTGACA GCAGCATTCGCAGTCTTACTGGCACATGGATAACGTTTTTTGTAGAGCCTGAATCATATTACAGATGTGAATACCAGCCTCCATTTACCTCAGAGCAAATCAGCCTCACTGGTCAAGAACAG TTATGGTTCAGTTTCACTGTGCCAAATGTATCTGTCTGTCCTGCAACCGCTAACTATATATCGGCCTTTAATATTCCACCACCGTCGTCAGATGGACCAAATGAAGAATTCATTAAGATGACCGAAATAG GTCAGTGGTATGCTGACATTTATGCAGTCCTTATTGGGGATAAAATAGTAGTGACCTTCAATACAAACCTTGTGGCGGATAGACACAGCATCCATCTGGAAAACAGAGAAAAACCACTAAAAGAAATTGAGTGGAAAGGG CAATGCAAAGTAGAAAAATGTGAAGTGGAACTGGAATACATGGAACACATGGGTCCCTGTGAAGACCTTCTGATATCA ATAATTCCTCACTTTAAACACTGTGTGCCTGAAAGTCAAAGGAAGTCTCAAAAAGTCATCTGTATGA ACTTTGCTTTGGCCATTGGTGTTGGATGTGTGCTGATGCTTCTCTTCATGTGTCTCTGTTGCTGCATCATAT ATCATATCATCCAGTGGGTTCGTGGCTCGAAGCGTGCTACGTCCGTGCGAGTGTTGGTCGTGTACCCTGCGGTAGACACTGTGTTCCAGCGCTCTGTGCTGCTCCTGGCTGAAAGTCTGCAGAGCCGTGGTGGCGTAAGCGTCGTTATCGACATGTGGGAGAAAGGAAGTCTAGCAGAACAAGGGCCGCTCCGCTGGCTCAACACACAGGCCGACCTCGCCGAGAGAGTCCTCATCATCTTACCACCTCAACGCACACAAACTG atGACCTTAAATCAAAACTAGTTCCTAGCATGCCCGATGACACAGTTTCAGCTTCTGCCAGCAATCTTTTTGTCCTGGCCCTCAACCTAGTTACCAGTTCTGCCCATGATCCACATGCCCTGGACAAGTTCTGGGTCGTCAGCCTGAACCATGATGATAAGTGTGTGCAGACTGAACTCAGAGGCCGCAGGATGTTTGTTCTGCCGAGAGACTTAAAAAAGCTCCATCGACAGCTGTTGAGTGGAGCGGTCGAGAGCCCAAAGCTGGTGAGATGCTTCCGGTCCTTCAACTGCAAAAACAGCTCGGAGCAGCTGGAAATGAACACAGACTTCCCATCCTGCGCAAAGCCTGTCAACCTGGACAAAAATCCTTTGATCTCTTCATATTAA
- the LOC127170029 gene encoding interleukin-17 receptor B isoform X2, whose translation MELLDMREIVAFFLLIQWTHSHNGSLNISVTCNKAENDMPDEWLRQHESNPSPVHELTAELSESQTSVIIRWSINVDSQWYADIYAVLIGDKIVVTFNTNLVADRHSIHLENREKPLKEIEWKGQCKVEKCEVELEYMEHMGPCEDLLISIIPHFKHCVPESQRKSQKVICMNFALAIGVGCVLMLLFMCLCCCIIYHIIQWVRGSKRATSVRVLVVYPAVDTVFQRSVLLLAESLQSRGGVSVVIDMWEKGSLAEQGPLRWLNTQADLAERVLIILPPQRTQTDDLKSKLVPSMPDDTVSASASNLFVLALNLVTSSAHDPHALDKFWVVSLNHDDKCVQTELRGRRMFVLPRDLKKLHRQLLSGAVESPKLVRCFRSFNCKNSSEQLEMNTDFPSCAKPVNLDKNPLISSY comes from the exons ATGGAACTTCTAGACATGAGGGAAATTGTTGCTTTTTTCTTATTGATCCAGTGGACACATTCACACAACGGTTCTCTCAATATA AGTGTAACATGTAACAAAGCTG aGAATGACATGCCTGACGAATGGTTAAGACAACATGAATCTAACCCTTCACCCGTACATGAGCTGACTGCGGAGCTGAGTGAGTCTCAAACCTCAGTCATTATAAGATGGTCCATTAATGTTGACA GTCAGTGGTATGCTGACATTTATGCAGTCCTTATTGGGGATAAAATAGTAGTGACCTTCAATACAAACCTTGTGGCGGATAGACACAGCATCCATCTGGAAAACAGAGAAAAACCACTAAAAGAAATTGAGTGGAAAGGG CAATGCAAAGTAGAAAAATGTGAAGTGGAACTGGAATACATGGAACACATGGGTCCCTGTGAAGACCTTCTGATATCA ATAATTCCTCACTTTAAACACTGTGTGCCTGAAAGTCAAAGGAAGTCTCAAAAAGTCATCTGTATGA ACTTTGCTTTGGCCATTGGTGTTGGATGTGTGCTGATGCTTCTCTTCATGTGTCTCTGTTGCTGCATCATAT ATCATATCATCCAGTGGGTTCGTGGCTCGAAGCGTGCTACGTCCGTGCGAGTGTTGGTCGTGTACCCTGCGGTAGACACTGTGTTCCAGCGCTCTGTGCTGCTCCTGGCTGAAAGTCTGCAGAGCCGTGGTGGCGTAAGCGTCGTTATCGACATGTGGGAGAAAGGAAGTCTAGCAGAACAAGGGCCGCTCCGCTGGCTCAACACACAGGCCGACCTCGCCGAGAGAGTCCTCATCATCTTACCACCTCAACGCACACAAACTG atGACCTTAAATCAAAACTAGTTCCTAGCATGCCCGATGACACAGTTTCAGCTTCTGCCAGCAATCTTTTTGTCCTGGCCCTCAACCTAGTTACCAGTTCTGCCCATGATCCACATGCCCTGGACAAGTTCTGGGTCGTCAGCCTGAACCATGATGATAAGTGTGTGCAGACTGAACTCAGAGGCCGCAGGATGTTTGTTCTGCCGAGAGACTTAAAAAAGCTCCATCGACAGCTGTTGAGTGGAGCGGTCGAGAGCCCAAAGCTGGTGAGATGCTTCCGGTCCTTCAACTGCAAAAACAGCTCGGAGCAGCTGGAAATGAACACAGACTTCCCATCCTGCGCAAAGCCTGTCAACCTGGACAAAAATCCTTTGATCTCTTCATATTAA